One Aethina tumida isolate Nest 87 chromosome 5, icAetTumi1.1, whole genome shotgun sequence genomic window carries:
- the LOC109605802 gene encoding A-kinase anchor protein 10, mitochondrial, with protein sequence MISFWKKSVSTQNRTNTSPSIIANTHSTAIASVPITSDPHLDTKGPLANYDDEGLFDIDEFELKKEKTHLSKTLQDILADKGALTYFIQYLESRNASAYIMCYLDIESFKLDLTSSENKSHVNFSPVPHTKVDHDSLSVSTDCDSFTADSNSLFDYSTATISERTGHDILCDNSDNSVKLKSQEDSSQQSVENALVIFKKYIAQEATCNIKCNEEIRKEVMENICSTEKVLSEECFKSVQQFVYNVMESEYFGAFLGTDYYCKHQIDVLTSGNVVLDDILYNETALFYFMEFLEQENHRSLLEFWIAATNFQQQLHDQKEFFDPIEAQNDAVVLYDKYFSLQAHCPLGFSDKVRFAVEQNICGENGLILDCFHLPLKIIEKVLDENYLKPFLASQLFYKYLSELINTVQSTGYATCMDSRYSPSDCSSEKSFSTNTFLALELQPNCVKKKDKCTDMSIDTRELYDPDALWKRKKMHRLSLGHVNHLGKYETEFEPEPDRGEFKIKNVMKKFVSLEEENKKKEEMAWQVAEMIIKDITNVTLNDKM encoded by the exons ATGATAAGCTTTTGGAAGAAGTCag TTTCAACGCAAAATCGTACAAACACAAGTCCGAGCATAATTGCCAACACACATAGCACTGCAATAGCTTCGGTCCCCATAACTTCTGACCCCCACTTGGACACCAAGGGCCCTTTGGCAAACTATGACGATGAAGGCCTCTTTGACATTG ATGAATTTGAGCTCAAAAAGGAGAAAACTCATCTTTCAAAAACCCTTCAAGACATATTAGCAGACAAAGGTGCTTTGACCTATTTTATTCAGTACTTGGAGTCTAGGAATGCATCTGCCTACATCATGTGCTACTTGGATATAGAATCATTTAAGCTTGACCTGACCAGTTCAGAAAATAAGTCTCATGTAAATTTCTCCCCAGTGCCACACACTAAGGTAGATCATGATAGTCTTTCAGTGAGCACAGATTGTGACTCTTTTACAGCAGATTCAAAcagtttatttgattattctaCTGCAACGATATCTGAAAGAACTGGTCATGATATATTATGTGATAATAGTGATAATAGTGTTAAGTTAAAAAGTCAGGAAGACAGCAGTCAACAAAGTGTGGAAAATGCActtgtaatttttaagaagTACATAGCTCAGGAGGCCACATGCAATATAAAGTGTAATGAGGAAATAAGAAAGGAAGTGATGGAAAATATTTGCAGCACTGAAAAAGTGTTATCTGAGGAATGTTTCAAAAGTGTTCAACAATTTGTGTATAATGTTATGGAGTCTGAATATTTTGGTGCATTTCTTGGGACAGATTACTATTGTAAACATCAAATCGATGTTTTAACCAGTGGGAATGTTGTATTAGATGACATTTTGTACAATGAAACAgccttgttttatttcatggAGTTTTTAGAACAAGAAAATCATAGGAGCCTTCTTGAGTTTTGGATTGCTGCAACAAATTTCCAGCAACAACTTCATGATCAGAAGGAATTCTTTGATCCAATTGAAGCACAAAATGATGCTGTGGTTTTatatgacaaatatttttccttgCAAGCACATTGTCCTTTAGGGTTTTCTGATAAAGTCAGATTTGCTGTTGAACAAAACATTTGTGGTGAAAATGGTTTGATTTTGGATTGTTTTCATTTGCCACTGAAAATTATTGAGAAGGTGctagatgaaaattatttaaaaccatttttagCCTCAcaactgttttataaatacttatcAGAATTAATAAACACTGTACAATCAACTGGTTATGCTACTTGCATGGATTCTAGATATTCGCCTTCAGATTGTAGCAGTGAAAAAAGTTTTAGCACCAACACCTTTTTAGCTTTAGAACTTCAGCCAAATTGTGTGAAGAAAAAGGATAAATGTACAGACATGAGCATAGACACAAGAGAACTGTATGATCCAGATGCACTTTGGAAAAGGAAGAAGATGCACAGATTATCACTAGGTCATGTGAATCATTTGGGGAAGTATGAAACTGAATTTGAACCTGAACCAGATAGGGGagagtttaaaataaagaatgtaatgaaaaaatttgtgagTTTGGAGGAGGAGAACAAAAAGAAAGAGGAAATGGCTTGGCAAGTTGCTGAGATGATCATTAAAGAtattac